In Pseudomonadota bacterium, the genomic stretch TACGGCCGCCGGGTCATGGGCACTTCGCTCTATCTCCGCGACCATGCCTTTTTGAAGGCCTATTCAAAAATCCCCGCATGATGTACTTTGTCAAATGCAAAGAAGTCACGGCGGAAGACTCTATACGCCTCGGCCAGATCGGAAAGCACGCCTTTCAATTCGTTCCGCTCGGCCTGGGTTAAATCGACTTTCTGGTTCTTTACAAAAACGTTCAGCAAAAAAACCGGGATGTCCGCGCCGCCGTAAAACGTAATGACCCTATAGCCGCCGCTTTTACCTTTGCCTTTCGCCGCAAACCTGACCTTTCGTGCGCCGCCGGTCCCCTTGATCTCATCGCCCGCCGCTGGATGGGCGGCAAGATAGGTCACGATACTAACGCGCTCGTCTTCGGTCAGACCCGCTTGCGTGTCCGATAATTCAGTCCGAGAATCAGGTCATGAAAATCGGCTATGCCCGCGCCTCCACCGGCGGAGACTGGCTGACTCTTCGCAAAGACGGTGTCGGTATTCTAGATGTCCGAGCCACAATGGAAACACATGACGGTGCCTTGGTCTACACAGCGTACTCTGGTGTGGTGGATATTGGGGAGGATGGATACGAGAGATTCCTTCGGGGAGATCTCCCAACGATAGCCCAGCTTCGCATAGTTCCCCGCTACTATACAACTCACCCAGAATACCAGTGGCTGAACAGGGTACAGTGCCTGGGGATAGGGCAGTCGGACTTGGCGCGCTCACAGGTGAGCTATGACATATATGCTATCCGGTAACGCGCGTAAGGCGGATTCGTAGATTCGTAGGTGGTTCCGCCGAATGAATGAGAGGTGACAAGGTTCACCGATGCCGGATCACCGCCGTTACCGTGTGCCGGGAGGCACTTATTTTTTCACCATCAATCTCATAGGGCGCCGGGCCGACTTGCTGGTGCGGCATATCGAACCGTTGCGGGAGGCAGTGAAGTGTACGCGAGCCGAGCGACCATACTGCCTATCATCATAATCGAGTGCAGCCGGGCAAACCGCTGTGCAGTTTCCCCGCCGGCTCATTGAGGGCATTAGGTTTTGCGGTAGGGAGGCTATCACCCGACATTGGCGGTGATACGGCTATGCCGTACATTTGGGCGCGTGTACAATGTCATTGAAACTCCAACATTTTCGCGCCTAGCCGCCGACTACTGGACCGAGGAGGAACGTAGTACCTTCGCGTCCTACATCGCGGCCAATCCCGAAGCCGGTGACGTTGTTCCTGGTTCCGGCGGCGTGCGCAAGGTGCGCTGGAGTTACGCTGGCCGTGGCAAGCGAGGCGGGGTGAGGGTTATCTACTTCAATCGCTTCAACCGTGGTTAAATCTGGTTGCTGTTGATCTATGGCAAGAGTGCGAGAGAAAACATCCCCTCGCACGTGCTTCGCCGGATCAAGGAGGAAATCGAAAATGCCGAAGACCGAACGTGAATTGAACACACGCGATGCCAAGCGCGATATCGGGGCCGAACTGCTCGCTTCCGTACGAGAAATGAAGGCTGAGGCTCGTGGCCGCACGCACCGACCGGTTATCTCCGAAGTAGTTCGGGCACGGCTTGCTTCCGGGTTGTCGCAGCCTGCATTTGCCGCACTTCTTGGGGTCTCGGTTCGCACCTTGCAAGACTGGGAGCAAGGCCGGCGTAAACCGTCTGGGGCGGCGAAAACTCTGCTCAAGATCGCCGCGTGCCATCCCGAAATTCTCCAAGAACTCGCGGCGTAGCGCCTTGAAACCTAACTTTCGAATTACGCGGTTGACCGCGACGAACCGCAGCACATCCACGTTGAGAGTGACGATAGGATCGCAAAATCCTGGCTCGACCAGTTCGCTTGCAGAGCAGTGGCGGATTCGCGCGCGTCGAGATCGCGCGGATTGAGAAGGTGGTGACTGATTATAGGTTCGAGCTTATGGAGGCTTGGAATGAGCCCGCAGGGCGGAACGCCGAAGGTGGTTCCGCCGAATGAATGATAGGTGACAAGGTTCACCGACGGCGGAATACCGCCGTTACCGTGTGCCGGGAAGTACTTACTTTTTCACCATCAATCTCTTAGAGCGCCGGGCCGATTGCTGGTGCGGCATATCGAAGCGTTGCGGGAGGCAGTGAAGTGTACGCGAGCCGAGCGACCATTCCATATCAACGCCTGGGTCGTGCTTCCCGATCACATGCATTGCGTGATGGCCCTACCACCGGGCGACGATGACTTTTCCAATCGCATTAAGGCAATCGTGTCATTCGGCCGAACACCCCTGCGGGGCATCCGCCCGCGGGCTCACTTGATGTTTAGAGCGAGTCGGCTACGATGCATAAGTTGCAATTCATGCCCACACTATTCGCAGCGACAAAAACACCGTCTCTTAAACGGGTTCTTTGACAGATTCGTTAGGCCTAGCCAAATACTCAGGAGTAGCAAAATGAAATATCGAGTTTTAATTGAGCAAAACGAAGATGGAGTTTTCGTTGCTGACGTACCGGCTTTACCGGGCTGCATCTCACAAGGTAAAACTAGGACGGAAGCCCTGAATAATATTCAAGAGGCGATTGAGGCTTACCTAGAAAGCCTGCGGGCGCATGATGAACCTGTCCCTCCATCAATCGATGAAGAGGTAATAGAGGTTGCTGTGTGAGTACTTTGCCACGGATTTCGGGACGTGAGGTTGTTGCAGCCTTGCTAAAGGCAGGTTACGCACGAGACCGACAGAAGGGTAGTCATATCGTCTTGCGGCGGGCGGTTCATCCCCACCACCGCATCGTTGTCCCTGATCATGCTGAAGTGGCAACCGTCCAAAACCTAGCATTGCGAGCCTGAGTAGTTAGAAAAGTAATCAATGTGTGTTACGTGAATAGAGCCATGCAACTATCCTCCGCGGGGATGCCCTCCCTGGCTGCTGGATTCCGGCAATCCATGCCGGAATGACGGTCTTACCGGGCAAATGTCAATACCCCCTAGTTGTGTTTCGTTTTCCTACTGATCGCAACGGGAGAAGCGCGCGCGCCAGTATGCCAATGCTGCGGCCGGATTTTCGGGAAGCGCGGAACCCGGCGATCCTGGGTTAAGCGCAGCGGTGGATGGAGGGGCCGGCTGAGAAGTCCGCATCGAGCTTGGGTTTGAGCGCCGCCATGGACGCACCGTGATGGCGCGGCGACATTACGCACCTCTCGCGGTCCGGAAGCTCGCGATAGGCGCGCGTCGACGGGCGAAGCAGGAGACGCATCGCGCCTTAAGTCATTGTAGGAGATGTGTCGCACCGCGCAGTGGTGCGACGCTGCGGACGCAGGACGAATCGCGGCACCAATAGCCTGGCGCGTCATGCGGGTGCATTTCGGGGGACAGGACGGCAGAAATGTATCACGAGCATAGCGACACGCTAGACAATAGTCACGCTTGACATTAATCACGCCATACGTTACTAAGAGCGCGTGATCAAGACGTTCAAGTGCGCCGACACACAAGCCCTTTCAAAGGGCGAGCGGGTCAAGCTGTTCGCGAATATTGCGGCCGTTGCTCGACGTAAGCTGCGGCAGTTGGAGATCGCGGCCCGATTGGACGATCTACGAGTACCGCCTGGCAATCGGCTGGAGGCGCTGAAGGGCGATCGCGCCGGCCAGCACAGCATCCGCATGAACGATCAGTTCCGCGCGTGCTTCCGTTGGACGGACGCAGGCGCTGAAGACGTCGAGATCGTTGACTATCATTGATGGAGAATTACGATGCGTAAACTTAAGCCGGTAACACCAGGCGAACTCTTGTTGGAAGAGTTTTTGAAGCCCATGGGGATCAGCCAGTATCGTCTGGCGAAGGAGATCGGCGTGCCTGCGCAGCGCATTGGCGACATCGTGGCTGGTAAACGTGCCATTACTGCCGACACCGACTTGCGCCTATGCCGGTTTTTCAGCCTTTCTAACGGATACTGGCTGCGTGCCCAAGTAATCCATGACACCGAAGTGGCCGAACGTGCGTTGGGCTCCGAGCTGGCGAAGATCAAGCCTTGGGAAGGTATGGTGGTTGATCGACGGCGCGTTCTAACGCGCGCATGAACACCGACGCACAAACAGCGGCGCTTCGCTTGCTGTTTGTGCGGTGGGTGAAGGCAGGTGCCTATCCGCGTGATTAGGCCGGCGAGGGTGCGTTGCACGTTGCCGCTGGCGCAGCGCTATTTCTTGTTTTAAGCATGGCGTGGTTTGCGCGAGCGGCCCGCCTCACCCGCACTTCGGCTCCCGGCCCCGAGCCTGCGCCTGCTCATACAGGGGCACTGCCTGCGGCGAGCGGGGTGCGGTGCCGCCTCGCCTGGACATGTTGACCCAGAGTACCGCTACGCGAAACGCGATCGACCTCGCCAAGACCCGCGCCCGGAGGGCGCGAGTGGCCCGGCTACAGACGTGACATCTATCGGCATGCTGCTCACCAATCAAACCGTTTGAAATGTGGCTTTGGATTGCTTATGTTGCGTCGGGTTTCGTTTCTATTTCTTTTCGCGTGAAGAACCTCGGATGCACGTTCATGTCCAGGGACAAAACGGGGAGGCGAAATTCTGGTTGGAACCGCAGATAAAGCCGCGCAGAACTTCGGGTTTCAGCCAAAAGAGTTTTCTGAGGCATTGCGCCTGATTACGGAGCACGAACATGATATCCGCACAGTCTGGAACAGACATCTCGGAAGTTGAGGTCACGAACGTTTCGAAGTATGGTTTTTAGTTACTTATTCACGATGAGGAAGTCTTTGTCCCCTTTGACCAGTTTCCGTGGTTTAAAGAGGCCGCGATCGGTGGGTTGTTGCACGTAAAATTACCCTCACCCCACCACCTCTATTGGCCGGATTTGGATATAGACCTTGCGGTGGAGTCGCTTTCCCATCCAGAACGGTTTCCGCTGGTCAGCCGTGTCGCTATCTTCGAACGCCCGGATTGGACATGCCGGCGGTAGCCACGGCGGAATTTTGTCGCGGAGCACGATTGCGATCCGTCGGAGGCGCGCACGCGTCGCGTCAAAAATTGACGAAATTGGTCATGTCCGGGGCCTGCCTTTGGGGATAAATCCATGACCCGCATCACGCAAACCGGCGTCGCAGCGCCCCTCGCGGCACCTGGCACACCTGCTGCACTGTAGCGCTCAGCCACCGGAGATAACCGCGGTCGGCAAGGAAGAGGCCCGGTCGTAGGGCGCAGGTGTCATCGTGAATGCGCCATCTGTTCGGGGTCATTGAACCATCCATTTTGAATTATCAGGAGATTTTCTAATGAAGAAGTTTCAACAAGGTTTTACGTTGATTGAGTTGATGATCGTGGTCGCGATCATCGGTATCTTGGCGGCCGTCGCCATCCCTGCGTATCAGGACTATACGGTTCGCGCGAGGGTGACAGAAGGCCTCAATGTGGCCTCGTCGGCGAAGTTGATGGTGTCCGAAACCTTTCAATCCAGTGGTGCTGCTGGTCTTGCGGGTGCGTCTGCTGCATGGACGACTGGCTTTGCTCCGACGAAGTACGTCACCCTCATGGGAATAAATGCGGCTGACGGCACCATCCTAATCACATACAACGTCGCTGCAGCTGGTATCCCGGAGCTTGCGGGCCAGAACCTTATGTCTCTGATTCCTGTCGTACGCGATCCCGTCCTAGGTACTGTAGCCCTTAGCACCGCTGGCGCTTCTGGCGCGATCGATTGGGGGTGCACTGGCATATTAAACACCACTGCTGCTGCAAAAATTGGAGCACTTGGCGTCGTAACGGCCACTGGTGTCCCGGGTAGATATTCACCCGCCGAATGCCGTTAACGCAAAGGTAGTTAGCTAGCGGATGAAGCAGAGCGGAATCCGGGAAAAAGTTAAATCCCAAAGCCCCTCCCCGGAGGGGCTTTTTTTGTCCGTGTTATGCTGCCGTCATGACCAGCGCCGAAGCCTTGCGTGATGCGCAGAGCGACGCCGAGTTAGTCAGTAAAAAAGATTTGCAGATTGAGCTTGCGCCGCTTAAAGGCGACTTGTTACTGTTGAAATGGATGCTGGGGTTGGTATTGGGCGGAATCATGGCTCTGCTATTGAAATCGTTTTTTCCAGGTTGATCTCCAGCTAGCTTCGATAATTCTTTTACGCCGATATTAGGCGCACGTGTGTGCAGCGGCCGCACCGTGGCAGCCCCAAAGCCCCTCCCCGGAGGGGCTTTGCTTTTGTGGGGCGAGCCGTTTTGACCGGGAAGTCCCCTTGATTGGCCTTCCTTACCGAAGTAGTATTATAGTAAGGTGCACTGGGACCATCCCCATGATCGTCAAACTCACCGCCAAACGTCAGGTCACCTTTCCCGCGCGCGTGCTCGAAGCGTTGGGCGTGAAGCCCGGCGACCGGCTCGAGCTCGAGCAAAGGCCCGACGGATTCATCCTGCGCGCGCGTCGGATCGATCGTGCGCGGCTCGCCCCGTTACGCGGCAAGCTCCCTCGCGGCGAGGGCGCCTTCGACCTCGAAACCTTCCGCGACGAGCCTCATGAAGGCACGTTTCGGGATTGATACGTCCATACTCGTTCGGCTTGTCACCGGCGACCCCAAGGAGGGCTTTGAGACCTGTGCGCGCGAGCTCTGCGCGCTCGTCGAGGGCGACGACGCCGAGGTGTTCGTGTCCAATCAGGTTATTGGCGAAGCCTACGTTGTTCTTCGACACCACTACGATGTATCCAAACCCGAGGCGCGCGCCGCCTTGGTGAGCGTGCTAAGGAGTGGGCTTATAGCACCGCTCAACGGCGCCGGAGCGTTCGCCGCCTTGGAGATTGCCACGGGTTGCGGTCTGCTCGACCGACTCATCGCCGATGACTACCGGCGCGCCGATCTTATCACCCTCACCCTCGATCGTAAGATGGCCGCTCTCGCGGACGCCCGGCTCCTCTAGCCAGCAAGCCCGGATGAAGCGAAGCGCAATCCGGGAATCTTCAAAACCCAAGTCCCTCCTCGGAGGGGCTTTGTTTTTGTGGGGCGAGCCGTTTTGACCGGGATTGCTTGGGTCGGCAGGTTGCCCTAGACTGAAATCACATTTGGGTCACGACGATGAGGCACTCTCCATGCACGCTCAGCAAGTCAGTTTTCCGGCGCCGAATCTCATCGGCGCCTTCAAGACCTTCGGCGCCTTTGGCCCCGCGTACCAAGTACTCCAGCCGGTCCAGCCGCTTGAAGACGG encodes the following:
- a CDS encoding type II toxin-antitoxin system RelE/ParE family toxin, which gives rise to MIKTFKCADTQALSKGERVKLFANIAAVARRKLRQLEIAARLDDLRVPPGNRLEALKGDRAGQHSIRMNDQFRACFRWTDAGAEDVEIVDYH
- a CDS encoding DUF5397 domain-containing protein → MHAQQVSFPAPNLIGAFKTFGAFGPAYQVLQPVQPLEDGDWVVKVRILETGEEVDYRYARIMDDPQAT
- a CDS encoding DUF4160 domain-containing protein; amino-acid sequence: MHVHVQGQNGEAKFWLEPQIKPRRTSGFSQKSFLRHCA
- a CDS encoding type II toxin-antitoxin system RelE/ParE family toxin, with the protein product MTEDERVSIVTYLAAHPAAGDEIKGTGGARKVRFAAKGKGKSGGYRVITFYGGADIPVFLLNVFVKNQKVDLTQAERNELKGVLSDLAEAYRVFRRDFFAFDKVHHAGIFE
- a CDS encoding helix-turn-helix domain-containing protein codes for the protein MPKTERELNTRDAKRDIGAELLASVREMKAEARGRTHRPVISEVVRARLASGLSQPAFAALLGVSVRTLQDWEQGRRKPSGAAKTLLKIAACHPEILQELAA
- a CDS encoding type II toxin-antitoxin system HicA family toxin, translating into MSTLPRISGREVVAALLKAGYARDRQKGSHIVLRRAVHPHHRIVVPDHAEVATVQNLALRA
- a CDS encoding PIN domain-containing protein, which translates into the protein MKARFGIDTSILVRLVTGDPKEGFETCARELCALVEGDDAEVFVSNQVIGEAYVVLRHHYDVSKPEARAALVSVLRSGLIAPLNGAGAFAALEIATGCGLLDRLIADDYRRADLITLTLDRKMAALADARLL
- a CDS encoding type II toxin-antitoxin system HicB family antitoxin, with protein sequence MKYRVLIEQNEDGVFVADVPALPGCISQGKTRTEALNNIQEAIEAYLESLRAHDEPVPPSIDEEVIEVAV
- a CDS encoding HigA family addiction module antitoxin gives rise to the protein MRKLKPVTPGELLLEEFLKPMGISQYRLAKEIGVPAQRIGDIVAGKRAITADTDLRLCRFFSLSNGYWLRAQVIHDTEVAERALGSELAKIKPWEGMVVDRRRVLTRA
- a CDS encoding AbrB/MazE/SpoVT family DNA-binding domain-containing protein; protein product: MIVKLTAKRQVTFPARVLEALGVKPGDRLELEQRPDGFILRARRIDRARLAPLRGKLPRGEGAFDLETFRDEPHEGTFRD